A DNA window from Thermoanaerobacterales bacterium contains the following coding sequences:
- a CDS encoding UbiA-like polyprenyltransferase: protein MAFSRVLTFLEMVKFEHTVFALPFAFVGALLTERHLPAWSDVLWITVAMVGARTAAMSLNRLIDRHVDARNPRTANRALPKGLLSVGEVWIYVIISFALLLIAAYQLSPLAVRLFPLVVAILVGYSYTKRFTWACHLWLGAALGFAPLGAWIAIANRIDLAPILLALGVLFWVAGFDIIYACLDHDFDIRAGIHSIPVRFGIPIALRIARGFHVVAPALFLAAGMALHLGVFYFLGVALAIALLAYEHAIVNPGDLSRVNVAFFHANAVLSILIFCFTLVDVLR from the coding sequence ATGGCCTTTAGCCGCGTGCTCACCTTTCTGGAAATGGTCAAATTCGAGCATACCGTTTTTGCCTTGCCCTTCGCTTTTGTCGGGGCGCTCCTGACCGAACGGCACCTGCCGGCCTGGAGCGATGTCCTCTGGATCACGGTGGCGATGGTCGGGGCCCGCACGGCGGCAATGTCGTTAAACCGCCTGATCGACCGCCACGTCGACGCGCGGAATCCTCGTACGGCCAACCGGGCTTTACCGAAGGGGCTGCTCTCGGTCGGTGAGGTCTGGATCTATGTTATTATCTCCTTCGCTTTGCTCTTGATCGCCGCCTACCAGCTGAGCCCTCTGGCGGTCCGCCTCTTCCCCTTGGTGGTAGCCATCCTTGTCGGTTACTCCTATACCAAGCGCTTCACCTGGGCCTGTCACCTCTGGCTCGGGGCCGCGCTCGGCTTTGCCCCTCTGGGAGCCTGGATCGCCATCGCCAACCGCATCGACCTGGCCCCGATCCTCCTGGCCCTCGGCGTCCTGTTTTGGGTGGCCGGCTTTGACATCATATATGCCTGCCTGGACCATGACTTCGATATCCGGGCCGGTATTCATTCCATTCCGGTCCGGTTCGGGATACCCATTGCGCTGCGCATCGCCCGGGGTTTTCACGTTGTCGCGCCGGCGCTGTTCCTGGCGGCCGGCATGGCCCTTCACCTCGGCGTGTTTTACTTCCTTGGCGTTGCTCTGGCCATTGCCTTGCTGGCATACGAGCATGCAATTGTCAACCCGGGAGACCTTTCCCGGGTCAATGTCGCCTTTTTCCACGCCAACGCTGTTCTGAGTATCCTGATCTTCTGCTTTACTCTGGTTGACGTACTCCGGTAG
- the mqnC gene encoding cyclic dehypoxanthinyl futalosine synthase, whose translation MALVKIHAVLEKALSGGRLDEAEGTALLASDEVLLVGRAADTIRRRRHPEGLVTFVIDRNINYTNVCVSRCRFCAFYRSPGEPGSYVLDHGQILDKIRELVDLGGTQVLIQGGLHPDLPLDYYLDMLRAIKREFPQVQVHSFSPPEIVHLSRRFGHAVRDMLVLLREAGLDSLPGGGAEILVDRVRREISPAKIGWREWMDVMRQAHALGMRTTATMMFGAVETLEERVRHMIRLRDLQDETRGFTAFIPWSFQPSNTHLGGSGSTALDYLKTLAVARLVLDNFDNLQCSWVTQGPKVAQVALTFGANDFGSTMLEENVVRAAGACHRVPLEEMLHVIRDAGFTPAQRATDYTVLRTWD comes from the coding sequence ATGGCCTTGGTTAAGATCCACGCCGTCCTGGAAAAGGCCCTGTCCGGCGGCCGGCTGGACGAGGCGGAAGGGACGGCGCTGCTGGCCTCCGATGAGGTTCTTCTCGTGGGCCGGGCCGCGGATACCATTCGCCGCCGGCGCCACCCGGAGGGCCTGGTGACCTTTGTCATTGACCGGAACATCAACTACACCAACGTCTGCGTTTCGCGCTGCCGCTTCTGCGCGTTTTATCGTTCTCCCGGCGAGCCCGGGTCTTACGTGCTGGATCACGGCCAGATCCTGGACAAGATCCGGGAACTGGTCGACCTCGGCGGCACCCAGGTCTTAATCCAGGGAGGGCTCCACCCGGACCTGCCGCTGGACTACTACCTGGACATGCTGCGGGCCATCAAGCGGGAATTCCCCCAGGTTCAGGTCCACTCCTTCTCCCCGCCGGAGATCGTCCATCTCTCCCGCCGGTTTGGGCATGCGGTCCGGGACATGCTGGTCCTCTTGCGGGAGGCCGGACTGGACTCGCTTCCCGGCGGAGGGGCGGAAATCCTGGTGGACCGCGTGCGGCGGGAGATCAGCCCGGCTAAGATCGGCTGGCGGGAGTGGATGGACGTTATGCGCCAGGCGCATGCCCTCGGCATGCGCACCACGGCGACGATGATGTTCGGAGCTGTGGAAACCCTGGAGGAGCGGGTGCGGCACATGATCCGGTTGCGGGACCTGCAAGACGAGACCCGAGGTTTTACGGCCTTCATACCGTGGAGTTTTCAGCCCTCGAATACGCACCTGGGCGGGTCGGGGTCCACGGCCCTCGACTACCTGAAGACCCTGGCCGTGGCCCGGCTGGTGCTGGACAACTTCGATAACCTGCAGTGTTCCTGGGTCACCCAGGGGCCGAAGGTGGCGCAGGTTGCCCTAACTTTTGGGGCTAACGACTTCGGGAGCACGATGCTTGAGGAAAACGTTGTCCGCGCCGCCGGCGCCTGCCACCGGGTACCCTTGGAGGAGATGCTGCACGTCATCCGGGACGCGGGCTTCACTCCCGCCCAGAGGGCGACGGACTACACCGTTCTGCGTACCTGGGATTAG
- a CDS encoding menaquinone biosynthesis decarboxylase translates to MWRVSSYRDLREFINALERRGLLRRISVEVDSELEITEITDRVVKSGGPALLFERVRGYDVPVLINAFGSEERVRLALGVDDLDDLGRELVRLLQPDLPTTFLDKLKTLPKLAELSSFLPKVVRGGPCQEVVVRDRPTLAQFPILKCWPKDAGRFITLPLVFTRDPETGRRNVGMYRMQVFDERTTGMHWHLHKDGAGHYRRACAGKRRLEVAVALGGDPALIYAATAPLPRDLDELLLAGFIRKQPVELVRCLTVDLEVPAHAEIILEGYVDPEERRREGPFGDHTGYYSLADDYPVFHITCITHRRQPIYPTIVVGRPPMEDTFLGKVTERLFLPLIQVVLPEVVDMSFPLEGVFHNCAVVSIRKDFPGQARKVMHALWGMGQMMFTKMIVVVDHDVDVHNPSEVWWRVFNNIDARRDLVLADGPLDVLDHSSPAPVYGTKMGLDATRKGPGEGHPREWPDDIVMDPEIKTLVDGKWESYGL, encoded by the coding sequence GTGTGGAGAGTGTCTTCGTACCGGGACCTGCGGGAATTCATAAACGCCCTTGAGCGAAGGGGACTCCTACGACGCATCTCGGTCGAGGTGGACTCTGAGCTGGAGATTACCGAGATCACGGATCGGGTAGTCAAGTCCGGGGGCCCGGCTCTTTTATTTGAAAGGGTACGGGGCTACGATGTCCCCGTCTTGATCAACGCCTTTGGATCGGAGGAGCGGGTACGTCTGGCTCTCGGGGTGGATGACCTCGACGATCTGGGACGGGAGCTTGTACGCTTGCTGCAGCCTGATCTGCCCACGACCTTTCTGGATAAATTGAAGACCCTGCCAAAGCTGGCCGAGCTGTCGTCTTTCCTGCCGAAGGTCGTACGCGGCGGACCCTGCCAGGAGGTGGTCGTCCGCGACCGGCCGACCCTCGCGCAGTTCCCGATTCTCAAATGCTGGCCGAAGGACGCCGGCCGTTTCATTACTCTCCCCCTGGTTTTCACACGGGATCCGGAGACGGGACGGCGGAACGTGGGGATGTACCGCATGCAGGTTTTCGATGAAAGGACCACCGGGATGCACTGGCACCTGCACAAGGACGGTGCAGGGCATTACCGCCGGGCCTGCGCCGGGAAACGGCGCCTGGAAGTGGCCGTCGCCCTCGGGGGTGACCCGGCCCTGATCTACGCCGCCACGGCGCCCCTGCCCCGCGACCTGGACGAGCTTCTCCTGGCCGGCTTCATTCGCAAACAGCCGGTGGAACTGGTCCGGTGCCTCACGGTGGACCTCGAGGTCCCGGCACATGCCGAGATCATCCTGGAGGGTTACGTCGATCCCGAAGAACGTCGGCGTGAAGGACCCTTTGGTGACCATACCGGGTATTATTCGCTGGCCGACGACTATCCCGTGTTCCATATCACCTGTATCACGCACCGGAGACAGCCGATATATCCGACGATCGTCGTCGGGCGCCCGCCCATGGAGGACACCTTCCTGGGCAAGGTTACCGAGCGGCTCTTCCTGCCGCTCATCCAGGTGGTCCTGCCCGAGGTTGTAGATATGAGCTTTCCCTTGGAGGGCGTCTTTCACAACTGTGCCGTGGTTTCCATCCGGAAGGATTTCCCCGGCCAGGCGCGCAAGGTCATGCACGCCCTCTGGGGTATGGGTCAGATGATGTTCACCAAGATGATTGTCGTCGTCGACCACGACGTGGACGTTCATAACCCGTCCGAAGTCTGGTGGAGGGTCTTTAACAACATCGACGCGCGGAGAGACCTGGTTTTAGCCGACGGGCCGCTCGATGTACTGGATCACTCCTCTCCGGCGCCGGTTTACGGGACCAAGATGGGACTTGACGCCACGCGCAAGGGGCCGGGGGAAGGGCACCCGCGGGAGTGGCCGGATGATATCGTTATGGACCCCGAAATCAAAACACTTGTGGACGGAAAGTGGGAGAGCTATGGCCTTTAG
- a CDS encoding DUF4198 domain-containing protein: MFELAPHNLWLKCPTMARPGETFTVNLIYGHHFEPEGDIDQARARVWAFPPGGGSRDLEARADGRSLRASLTADVPGVWAVLAAYDAGLWAVLADGRHLPGGRKANPGVEAVRDVHYRKFAKALVVCGTEEAALPGPAGTELEIVPLALRDGTLELAVLFFGKPLAGARVSAACRGRRISRLTRTDGAGLAAVNLSPGTWLVIVDHESAPADPARDPYDNLQAVYSVDIS; the protein is encoded by the coding sequence GTGTTTGAACTGGCACCGCATAACCTTTGGCTGAAATGTCCCACCATGGCCCGCCCGGGAGAAACATTCACCGTCAACCTTATTTACGGCCACCACTTCGAGCCCGAAGGAGACATCGACCAGGCGCGGGCGCGGGTCTGGGCTTTCCCCCCGGGGGGCGGGAGTCGTGACCTCGAAGCGCGGGCGGACGGCCGGTCGCTGCGGGCCTCTCTGACGGCCGACGTACCCGGGGTCTGGGCCGTTCTGGCGGCGTACGATGCGGGCCTTTGGGCGGTACTGGCTGACGGGCGTCATCTCCCCGGGGGCCGGAAGGCCAACCCCGGGGTGGAAGCGGTGAGGGACGTGCATTATAGGAAATTCGCCAAGGCCCTCGTCGTTTGCGGCACGGAAGAAGCGGCCCTGCCGGGGCCGGCCGGAACGGAACTGGAAATCGTACCCCTGGCGCTGCGGGATGGAACACTGGAACTTGCAGTGCTGTTTTTCGGCAAACCGTTGGCCGGGGCACGTGTTTCCGCGGCTTGCCGGGGACGCAGGATCTCGCGCCTGACGCGTACCGACGGGGCCGGGCTGGCCGCCGTCAACCTCAGCCCGGGGACCTGGCTGGTCATCGTTGACCACGAATCGGCGCCGGCCGATCCCGCCCGCGACCCCTACGACAACCTTCAGGCGGTGTACTCTGTTGATATTTCGTAA
- a CDS encoding menaquinone biosynthesis protein translates to MAFIRLGRVDYLNCLPVYYPLERGWVPVKATLTKGVPTRLNRLFLEGELDVTPISSIEYARNPGKCVILPDISIASDGRVGSIFLFSRGPVTELDGRHVALPDTSATSVVLLKVLFHHYYHVEATYETMPDDLDRMLAVADAALLIGDNAIRERWRVQEAGSPLVVTDLGQAWKDFTGDPMVFALWVIRRDFASRDPESTRAAAGALLTAKRVGAAQTPTLVDVAHRRTGLPRPVLEDYFRIIRHELDADYRRGLLTYYDYAYKSGLIEERVRLDIWGDGLG, encoded by the coding sequence ATGGCCTTCATCAGGCTGGGCCGGGTCGATTACCTGAACTGCCTGCCCGTCTACTATCCCCTTGAGAGGGGGTGGGTGCCGGTTAAGGCCACTCTGACCAAGGGCGTTCCAACACGCCTCAATCGCCTCTTTCTCGAGGGAGAGCTTGACGTCACGCCTATTTCATCTATCGAGTACGCCCGTAATCCCGGGAAATGCGTTATCCTCCCCGATATCTCCATCGCCTCCGACGGGCGGGTGGGGAGCATCTTCCTCTTCAGCAGGGGTCCCGTGACGGAGCTGGACGGCCGCCACGTGGCCCTGCCGGATACCTCGGCCACCTCGGTCGTGCTGCTGAAGGTGCTGTTTCACCATTACTATCACGTTGAGGCGACGTACGAGACGATGCCCGACGACCTGGACCGGATGCTGGCCGTGGCCGACGCAGCCTTGCTGATCGGCGACAATGCCATCCGGGAGCGTTGGCGGGTGCAGGAGGCGGGCAGCCCGCTGGTGGTCACCGACCTCGGGCAGGCCTGGAAGGACTTCACCGGGGACCCGATGGTTTTCGCCCTTTGGGTCATCCGCAGGGACTTTGCCTCCCGTGATCCGGAGAGCACCCGCGCCGCGGCCGGGGCCCTGCTGACCGCCAAGAGGGTAGGGGCGGCTCAGACGCCGACGCTGGTTGACGTCGCCCATCGCCGGACCGGGCTGCCCCGCCCGGTTCTTGAGGACTATTTCCGCATCATCCGTCACGAACTCGACGCCGATTACCGGCGGGGCTTGCTGACCTACTATGATTACGCCTACAAGAGCGGCCTTATTGAGGAACGGGTGCGCCTTGACATTTGGGGGGATGGCCTTGGTTAA
- a CDS encoding class I SAM-dependent methyltransferase, whose translation MSFNPTDSQHKQEFVREVFATIAHRYDLLNTILSFNRDKAWRRFAVGRCGLRPGMQALDVACGTGMLSFELARAVGPGGRVVGIDFCPEMLERANANRGRYPFGGLVTFQQGNAIDLPFPDAAFDCATIGFALRNVPDVKKTIAEMARVVRPGGRVVSLEFGKPSLPVFKQAYYLYLNGLIPVLGRLGVGRKGPYNWLAQSQNSFMHQSAVRDLFADVGLADARYYELTGGIVAVHVGTRV comes from the coding sequence ATGTCTTTTAATCCTACCGATTCCCAGCATAAGCAGGAGTTTGTGCGCGAGGTTTTCGCGACCATCGCCCACCGTTATGATTTGCTCAACACCATTCTGAGCTTCAACCGGGATAAGGCCTGGCGGCGGTTTGCCGTGGGCAGGTGCGGGTTGAGACCCGGGATGCAGGCGCTTGATGTCGCTTGCGGCACAGGGATGCTAAGCTTTGAACTGGCGCGGGCGGTCGGCCCCGGCGGGCGCGTGGTCGGGATCGACTTCTGCCCTGAGATGCTGGAGAGGGCGAATGCCAACCGGGGCCGCTATCCCTTCGGAGGGCTGGTCACCTTTCAACAGGGAAACGCCATCGACCTGCCCTTCCCGGATGCCGCCTTTGACTGTGCCACTATCGGCTTTGCCTTGCGCAATGTGCCTGATGTAAAGAAGACCATTGCCGAAATGGCCCGGGTGGTCCGGCCGGGAGGACGGGTGGTCAGCCTGGAGTTCGGCAAGCCGAGTCTGCCGGTTTTCAAGCAGGCCTACTACCTTTACCTTAACGGATTGATCCCGGTGCTCGGGCGCCTGGGGGTGGGGCGTAAGGGGCCTTACAACTGGCTGGCCCAGTCTCAGAACTCATTCATGCATCAGAGTGCCGTGAGGGATCTGTTTGCCGACGTCGGGCTGGCCGACGCCCGTTATTATGAGCTTACCGGCGGGATCGTCGCCGTGCACGTGGGAACCAGGGTTTAG
- the mqnE gene encoding aminofutalosine synthase MqnE: MESLFADGELRDIVEKVLGGERLDRGDGIRLLHSKDLLTVGYLADLVRRRKHGDRVYFIVNRHINQTNICVNRCRFCAFSKDPGAPGSYALTLDEIVERARRSWALGISEVHIVGGLHPDLDLQYYLEMMRLLRQALPGVVIQALTAVEVEYLAQRHQMAVEDVLLALHQAGLDSLPGGGAEVFSPRVRELLCPKKISGERWLYVHEAAHRLGIRTNATMLYGHVETPEERVDHLLALRALQDRTGGFLTFIPLAFHRRHTELEGVVRDRTTGYDDLKMLAVSRLMLDNFDHIKAYWIMIGEKMSQVALSFGVDDFDGTVVEERITHAAGAETAQSATRRELVRQIRAAGRRPVERDTLYNVIREEF, from the coding sequence TTGGAAAGCCTCTTCGCGGACGGTGAACTACGGGACATAGTGGAGAAAGTCCTGGGCGGGGAGCGCCTTGACCGGGGGGACGGAATACGCCTGCTGCATTCCAAGGATCTTCTGACAGTGGGCTATCTGGCCGATCTGGTGCGCCGGCGCAAGCACGGCGACCGGGTCTATTTCATTGTCAACCGGCATATCAACCAGACCAATATCTGCGTCAACCGCTGTCGTTTCTGCGCCTTCAGCAAGGATCCCGGCGCCCCCGGGAGTTACGCCCTGACCCTGGACGAGATCGTTGAACGGGCCCGGCGGTCGTGGGCCCTGGGTATCTCCGAGGTGCATATCGTCGGCGGCCTGCATCCGGACCTCGACCTTCAATACTACCTGGAAATGATGCGCCTCCTGCGTCAAGCCCTGCCGGGCGTCGTGATCCAGGCCCTCACGGCCGTGGAGGTGGAGTACCTGGCCCAGCGCCACCAAATGGCGGTGGAAGACGTTCTCCTCGCCCTTCACCAGGCCGGTCTGGACTCCCTGCCCGGGGGCGGGGCCGAGGTTTTCTCCCCGCGGGTGCGTGAACTGCTCTGCCCGAAGAAAATCAGCGGCGAGCGGTGGCTCTATGTGCATGAGGCCGCTCACCGCCTGGGGATCCGCACCAACGCCACCATGCTGTACGGTCACGTTGAGACGCCCGAGGAGCGGGTGGACCACCTGCTCGCCCTGCGCGCGCTGCAGGACCGGACGGGGGGCTTCTTGACCTTTATTCCGCTGGCCTTCCACCGCCGGCATACCGAACTGGAGGGGGTCGTGCGCGACCGGACCACGGGATATGACGATCTCAAAATGCTGGCTGTGTCCCGGCTCATGCTGGACAACTTTGATCACATCAAAGCCTACTGGATTATGATCGGGGAGAAGATGTCCCAGGTCGCCTTGAGCTTCGGCGTCGACGACTTCGACGGGACGGTGGTGGAGGAGAGGATCACCCATGCCGCCGGGGCCGAGACGGCACAGAGCGCGACACGGCGGGAACTGGTGCGCCAGATCCGGGCGGCGGGCCGGCGGCCGGTGGAAAGGGACACCCTTTACAACGTTATCCGGGAGGAGTTCTAG